The Magallana gigas chromosome 6, xbMagGiga1.1, whole genome shotgun sequence genome includes the window atattttttctgttcttaaaaattttcattagcTCATGCAGTAatctattctcttttgagaagtggacaggcatagcctacatccacttctcaaaagagaatagcaGTAATCTTATTCAGGTAcggatattttaatttgatgagCAATCCCAATAAGTCACTAATCTTTTTGTTGTTTAAATCTTCTGTGTATACGTAAGAATTACAATACTCGACGTTCCTTGTTAAAATTCCATCATTGTTCGATGATTGTCAAAATGTACCTCCTTGGTCGTGGATATGACACTCctataaaaaataactttaataaaTCATTGGCTCACATTATATACATACAGCTTAAAGATTACATCACATGAGGTAAAAGTCCCCAAATGATCGAAGCAGGTGGATAAAACCATTGAAtttacttaaattaaaattatcaacgaCCCCCGATTTTGTGCATTAAAAATCCCCGAATATCCAATAGTTGCGTAATGagcatttaaatttctttaatattttttcgcCCGGTGTATTAACCTACGTATACATATCAGTTAAAAGAAGAATGGGGAAATAAATTGGATTCGCTGTGTATTGAAAGGTAAAGCAAACAACGACCAGATCGATTGTCCCCAACGAGAGCTTTCTTTATCATCTCTGGCAAAGCACCGGGATAGGAAAGTCCCACACGGGGCACCCAAAAATATAACAAGTGCATAGTCTGATGTCCCTTTATAGCAGCAGAAAAAGGATTACCTGCAGGTTTGCGTCTTTGGCGTAAGGGGCTTTCCTGGCGTTAAACCGCGTTAATCTTGGGACAATAAAGATTAAATGACACAGTGAGACCGATCGACGATATGGGAAATAATCACTTTGTGTTCACAATTGCAGTTCATTGAAACTTTCGCTCGGTGGGACCTGCAAACCAGACACCGGCAAAAAAGGAAATTCGCTTCTATAAACTGGAATATGTAGACAGAGAATTCGTGAGAGAAAGAAGAACAAACAGATGGGTACTTTGGGTCTGTCTATTTTTTCCCCGTAGCCCGTTGTAACTAGCTCGTGGTAAGTAGATATTATTTACTTTAATAGATTATTTACAGTTAAtagcaaaatatatttactcACTCGAGAGCCTGTATCTCTAACCGATTCAAATTCACatgatgtttgattttttttttctataaattttcTGGCATTTAATTCAGCTTTGTATATCAAAAATCGCCTTCTTTGTAAACAGACGTTTACAATCCGTGGCAAAAAATCTTGACACAAAGGTgtaatttattcttatatatacatatatagaagtatatttctaaacaaaaatcCCCTCGTGCTTTACATAGCCATGGTGTGACACTTTTCATGAATAAACATACATATTAACATCTTCAATACTGAAATTTTGGTCGATGAATACTTTAATTGTTCGACATCGTTTCAAGTCTCAGATTTCATATTTCGAAAAACGATCCTATTCAAGTAATGTCATTAATATCTCATTATATAGCCATATCTTTTATGATTTATCCAGACCTAAGTGAAGTATAAGGGTCTCTatctatgaataaaacattttagcttttatatataaaagaaaataaacattgtgaCACCGACAAATTTGGTAAACGACCTTTTGAAAACATTCTGACCAAACATCGGCCATTTGCCCAATGATTCAATCACAACGGGGGACTGATTCCGCGTTTACAGTGACACTTTTAAACCATTAATAACCAATGAATTAATAACAGATTTCTATATCTGAGAGAAACCCAGACAGTATAGAAACCAAGGCTGCCGTTGCAATTGTTCTTACTCGTTAACTCTGATGGCATATACAGTCATAGAATTTTAAACAATCGGTAATATGTTTGCTTTGTAAATGGGCGACCATCAGTATTGTGTGATCAGACATACCGGTACTTCATTCGTTTAAGAGATTGTAAATTCGAACAACCTTTCTCAAAAGGACATCGGAACAAATTTTTGTTCATTATGCGCAAACTAAATACACGAAATCGCCTAGGAGTGCATATTTACACGGACTTCTTTAATACACATCAATATCAATTGTACTTTGAAGCACCCTCATTCCTGTCTGCAATTCACCATAAACCACTTGAAGAAGCGGGTATAAATTACTTGTATGCCAAAGCAAAGAAATGAGGAAACACctgttaatgtattttattactGACGAAGTGATCATATAGGTGTTAATCATATCATGGGGGTACTCTTGGGTTAGCCGTAGGACGACCACAAGTGCAAAGAACTCTCTTGGTTCTCTGCAAGGATAGCTAATGTAGACTTGCTCAGTCCACAATCGGATAAGATTGCATGTGTCGCTATTGTATTAAGTCCCTCATGtgaactttaaacaaaaaacttaaaaaacctTTTGAATATTAAGACGATTAAAAGGTTCTATAGTTTTGGAATCACCAAGAAAGTGATTTTGTATGGCAGCTAATTTTTGAATACTAAAATTGATTATATGACAATGCACaggattaaatgttttaattcctttgaaatcaaattttgaattaagGGCATTAAAAATGGTGTTTATGTTTAGCGCGTTGTCTTATTCttaattaatgataaaacaCACCGGAACCTTATGATTTTGATGGATATGAAATACTCATTgggaagaaataaacaaatagtacATAGTTATTAGAGACCAATGTGAACTGGTTATAATGCATTTCTAAGTTACGAGATAAGCTTACTAGCGTATAACCAAATTTGAGACTTTTTAATTAGATGACAGACATGAAAGAAAACACACTTGAAGAGAAAGAAAGCGACAATGAAAATGGTCGACCGAGTAGTGAAATCTCCCTGGATTCCTCGGATTCTAACAGAAAGAGACCCTCCCTGCGGGGCAGTGCCAAGTTCAGGAGGGTCCCCTCTGCAGCCAATAGCCAGGGATCTATGGAAGACAAAATGCTGGCCCTGAACGCTCTGCTGTCGGACAGCCTGTTGATCACAGAGTTTCCCGGAAGGAACGGGGAGGTCAGCAGAAACGGGAAAACCGAGGACGACGACACGCTGAAAGACGAGTTTGGTGACGATCTCAGTGACGACGATTTCGAAGAGCTTCCAGAAGATGGCAGATCTTCCAGGGATGTCGACTATGACACGGATTTAGATATGGACTATGATGGTATAGTTAATAATCACTCTGATGGTATAGTTAATAATCACTATGATGGTATAGTTAATAATCACTATGATGGTATAGTTAATAATCACTATGATGGTATAGTTAATAATCACGTTAAAATGTGTAGACATACTCTAAAGAAAAtagaaatggttttttttatcataccagttttcaatttatttttctatttatacaTCCATTTAATGTTACCATCTTCGCTAGCTAAGATGAGAATAAACGAATCGGATACAAAAAAATGTCCGAAACCTTCAATCATTATTAAGTACGCGGAACTTGCAGAAGGTATCTTAAGAATATCATAATGATGTTTTCAGAATGGATCAACGAAGCCAAAAGGGAAATAGAAAACGACAAAACGGGAGAAAAGAAATACTTGCACATGTGTGAGGAAACAGGAGTTATTCCTGCGTCATATTTTCTGAATCACATACAAGAAAAAGAATTCAGTATGAAATATCATGGACTCGGTCCAAATGGTGCTAAGGCCATCGCATGGCCGCTAAAGGTATATTATTGAATGCAGGTATTAGTATTTAGAATAACCAGAACTCCTGAAATTATTATACTTTGATATGCGTTTAAAAGAGCAATATGAAAATCTATTTAAGTTTGCTATTGGCATTATTCATCATGGTATTGCTTAATGTAATGGTGCTCTAATCATTTGCTTCAGACGAATAAGAAGATTGAGAAAATAAACCTGGAAGGCAATTGGATTGAAGCTGAAGGATCAATATATCTGGCGAAgatgttgaaaaataatatttatgtcACAGAGCTGGTAAatcattacatgtaaaacagatattttgtacaaaaattgaacCATGACCAACACGTTTTTAACACAGTTTAGTGAATTTGAGTGAGCATAATAGTTTCCGTGAAATTATCGTGAAGCCAAatctaattttaaacattaccaTATACATCAGCAATTGTTGAGACATTATTTGTATGATAGTACAATGACAAATACCAATACTATGCATGAGAAAAGTGTAAATATATCATAGGAAAACGATGTGCTCTGTTTACAGACgctgaaaacaatatttttgtcaaaacaTTCTTTTGAATGCTTTTGCTCTGATTGATTTTaagattaatttatttaaatacattgtgGACTCAAAACTGATCATTTAATAGCCATATGACGAAGAActttttatatgcatgtacataaaatatatttggtaAAAATTATAACCAAAACATATGCTTGATacttaaacataaaaaacaatgtatGTTTGCAGCATTTAGCAGAGAATAGGATAGGCAACGAGGGAGCAGAGGCAATCAGCGACATGTTACAGAAAAACGACATGATCTACTCACTCGATCTGTCGGGCAACTCCATTGAAGACTACGGTGCTGAAAAACTATGTAGAGTGCTTTTGGTAAACAGGTTTTTGTCAAATTTGAATactattaaatcattaaaaaaaccttGATTAATTCGCAAGCTTCATCATTTGACCCTCTCGTAGAAGACTTTAACtgattacatgtagtttattatgcaataactttttcattttaaatagaacactttgaaaacatgtttgaaaaatagGCAAAATGAGTGATATTTTCAGCGTAATTTATTTAATGGTCTCCTTCTGCAtatcatatttagaaaaattcCTCTATCAAACATCTGTACCTTGCCAACAATAAGTTCGAGGAAAGGGCGGCTGGCTGGCTCCGAGAGGTCCTGACGAACAATGAAACACTGGAAACTGTTGATCTAAGCTGGAATCATCTTAGGACAAGGGGAGCTATCGCCATTGCAGAGGGTGTTCAGGTAAATTCTCGATTTCtatgggaaaaaaaatgaaataaagcaaCATGCATATACAACTTGCATTTTAGGATACAATGTGCAGCATTATTTTCTGCTTGTTTTAGTAAGcgtttttttatgttaatagGAGAACTATGGTCTGCGAATACTCAATTTAGCTATGAATGGGTTCGCGCAAGACGGAAGTGAAGCAATGGGGAAAGCATTGAAAAATAACCGGACTCTCCTGGAACTGGACCTTAGTCATAACCGGATACCCGAGGCAGGGGCCACGGCCATCAGCCAGGGTCTACAGCATAACGACACCCTCAAAGTACTCAGGGTCAGTTCTCactacaaataaaacatacgcaggcacgtagcatctttttgaaagtttaaaacttATCCGAAGTCTTgacaatcaatttttttttcagtgataGCTACcctcataacccgcatgaatcatcaaataaaaattttattgtttatatttacatattctttaaacaaattaataatttgactgttaaaAGTAAGAAAATTAACTATATTATTGTTGATGTACATTATTAggtaaaagaaacagccaaatcgtctcctacaGGAATTttacatcatcatgattatttcgtgcagtccgtgatttttcttaggttgctgaaggttacggccaatcgataaacggggcctgtagatttcagtcctgtcagacaaagctattaattattattaattttcgtaagaaatagagggaaaaatacttggtgtaaatatatatgaataactTATGGTAACACAGCACGTATACTTGTAGGTGGCGTCCAATCCTTTGGGAGGTGAGGGACCTCTAGAACTGCTGAATGTTATTGCAAAGAACGACATGAGCGAAATCCGTGTTCTGGATTTGACGGTGAGGAGATATAAAGCACATAGATATGCCAGTTTgtgaatataaatttttaaattgctttAAGTTTTTTGATGacatttctttttgaaaaaaagaattatcgtatttttattcttttacatttcatttatcTCGTTCAACTacgtaaaaatcaatttatgcATGGAGCTCGAGGCTTTCTAAAATACCGCATCTAAACGTAGGCCTAAGAACACTTAGTTAATCtagaaagatacatgtactcataatgtacatatattcaTGATATAACATGTAGGCATTTTTGTTTCAGGACGTTCTAGTTACCCCGGCGTTTAAAGAACTCCAGCAAAGTTTGGAAAAAGACCGAATCCTCACTGTGTATTTTGGTAACGTAGTGGGAGAGATTTTTGATTTTAGTTCGATTAGATTCGATCCGTTTTGCGACTTCCGTCGAAACCCGATGTCACTACTCATTGAATACTGCAAAGAGGCTGGTTATAGACTGGTGGACCTATTTAACGATTTCGATAGGGATGGGAACCAGGTTATCTCAAAAGAAGAATTCATTATGGGAATTAAAGTACGTAATACTTAGTTTCAGGTCAAAACTTTGGAAAATATATGTTGTGAAAGCAATTCAgctaaatacatatacatgtatctaattgCACATTTTGTATTATTTGAATTTCAGAAAGCTGGTGTAAAGATTAGCATAAGGCAGCTTGAAATTCTCATTGAGTCTCTGGACATAAACAAAGATGGTAATATCGACTTCAGGTAAAGTCTTCAAGTTGTTATTTGGTGACTTCAAAACTCTTTTCACAAATAATTACCTTATAACGTcaaggattttaaaatatttcacgTTCTTACATGAGCAGTATCTAACATATGAATCcccgaaaaaaaattgttgttaaaGTCACTATTTAATGTTTGTATTGCACAATTTGGtcaataattatatacatgtacatgttatgaGCGATATCAACTTTGCTTTTTTCATTTAGTTCGATATTAAGTTTTGAAGAGGGAAAATAAGTAAGTGTTTATGACTAGAGCAGTCAGCTAGATCTTTCACCGGATAAACTAGCAGCGCACGCACAATGTAAATCTATCTGCTGCCTTGCGCAATCACGAAAGACACATCTTTATTATGTAGAGCTagtataaaacttttttatgatATTGCTTTAGGAAAGCGTAGAATTTTTATTGTCAATGATGTTATGCATTTCTTATAAATACTTTTCTTTACCATTCTTTACGACTGAGACGTATCTCTATTATGACATATCTTACCTTCATTTGTTCCTGACTTTCTCTGTAACTAGTGAGCTTAAGAAAGGAAAAGGTAACCAATTCGTTTTGAATACTTACTCGTACTTTATATGCTCTTGAATTCTTTTTCCCCCCTTTGTATGGTACAGCATGTTTGAGTGTTGTTcgtaaaatgaaatcaaaagcCATAATGATCAAAGACGAACTTTGTATTTACCATATTCTTTAACGGTAACAACTGAGCACTACTTCTCTCTAAACATAAATTCTTTGtacttttctcctttttttccTACAATGTATGAAAATATCATCCagaatatatcaatatattaacaattattGTATaactatagtacatgtatatacttttaatattaatatatatgtagttCTGAATTCATATTTACTAACTTCTTATCAATATTATCAaacatctatatatatatataatttataatttattgacGATTGATAGCAAAATGAAGAATACGTGTATCTAATTAgttttacagtattttaaaaacatttggcAATGCCTCGGTGATTGACTTCGATGGAGGCAAATTTGACTTTGATCAATGGCTTTGACCCCATCCCGCTATTGTCCTCTGAGGTTTTAGTAACATATTTGTAGCTGTCTTCTTCCATCTGAATATcgaattttagaaaaaaaattattcagtaATAGCCTGCATGTATGAACTGTCACAAAATTGCGACATCCTTCTATCAAATCAAATGATCCACAATTTTGTAATTGCTGTTGTTGTTTCGCTTTGCACTGAACAGATGTACCAGGGTACATTAAATTGTCTAATGAAGATAAATCACAGGGCTGTATCTTTATATTGCTCTGAAATAGcatgttttaaatcaaaattaaggaggctggatggtcaacaaactaaCGATCAGATCTacataaaattttaagaaatgattTGCTTAGctttaaactattatttagtaaagaaaatttttttttaaactttttttttaaattgggtACTTTCCTGTAATTTGATGtggagctcttcttctaaaggagatcaatgcagtctaaaaatggccacgaccatcgagccaTCTTCAGCCTTCCCTCTATTGGATTGTTGTGAATGTTTCATACTAGTATTTTGATTACAAATTGAATGCTTTTagctactctctctctctctctctcttctgcttcccttttaaaatatttaaaagctaTCATACATAGAAATGGTATTTACTCACTCATTTACCTACTCATTTTCAAGAAAGTGAACCcaaactagaaatatatataaattcgaTTCGCTATCcctaataatatgataaaggaaTGGATCTAATAAAAGCACaatgtttttaaatctttattctaattctaaaatttttttttgcctttacTTATCATAATATTTCTTCTTTTCggatcaaatataaaattattcctATTTTATACAAATGAATGATCACAACCAATTCTaagtgtgtttttttaaaacttgcaGAGAACTGGTCATCGGAGAGAAAACATAcacacaacaaaaaataaagctGGCCGCGGAGGCGAAGAAACTGGGGAGGAATGTATCTTCCACAAAGTTGATGGATGATATGTACCTAAAGAAGATGATCGATGAAAACTATGCGTAGACTTTTTGTTGCTTATCTGGGCATTGAAACACTGTTACCATTTTATGTTCTACATGTatctctgtttttttttatttatgaagaaTTTCATGCATCGTGAAGTCATTGATTGCATTCCTGTACTTGAGCAACtttgctgggggggggggggggggggggggctatgaAATAGTCACCGAACTCTCTTCTGGTTTTAATGTTGTTAGATTGGCAATCTCATTGTAGGATCTTAACTTTTTAACGATAGAAAAGCTAATAGGTGCATGCATTGTCAGTATATGTACATTGAAaactttattgttttaattggACTTATTTGAAAGGAAGCGTGTAAcgagcagaaaaaaaattaccgaGAGCGTAATCAAAAGTTTATGAACAATGACAATTAAGCCCGTTAGAACATGAATTGtctgtataatttttaaagatgtttataatttattcaatatttgttatatttgtgtatatgctgattaaaatattctgttgataataatttttacaGTATACCTGAGACCTCTTCAATACCTGTAAAAATCTGACATTCCACACTCTCTTAAATCGGAATTATAACCCACGAACCATAGACATAAATGGTCCGAACGCTTTGCGACAATATAACAGACACAGTCACACAGATCTTTTTACTAACATTTCCGAAAATTGGAGAAATTTTCCACTGGAAATAACATTATACCAAACAGAATCGCGATGAATTTCGTTGAAAGGCGCGTTCAGATTGGTGGTTGTACAAGACCGATACCACCAACCGGAACCGCACTGGGCAGAACACTTTACGGCATTGTCGTGATCAAACGTGTAGAAGGTCTGGTTAACAATCGAGTGATCCCTGAACTCATCGCTTCCtaataaaagatataataaaatgatattaatcaacttaattttaaaaaaaaaatagatggaCTCGAAATTTCTTTGAATGTACATCTTCTATTATATGCACCTTACGTTTTTCAATGGTCAAAAGTAGTCAATttagtaatttgttaaaagattctgtaaatgtaaatataaacaatacaatgctttctttgaagattcatgcgggttatgaaggtagcgatcagttcagaaaaaaaaaatatataacccttgaacatgaatcatcaaagaaagcattgtattgtttcaataattttcccaaaattgtctTAGGAGGCCTGGGTGGTTGTGGCCAGATTTAGACTATATTGACCTCCTTAAGAGGGAGAGCTCTGTGTAATGACACTGTATGTGAAGATATTCAAACTTAAAAGCTAAAATAGGAGGAATTTTCAATACTAGATAATTGTTTAAtatagccaaaaaaaaatatccaaacaTTAAAGGTAGATCTAATGAACAAATTGTTGACAACACGTCTTTCTTAAAATGGATAAAGAACAATTATACTTAATGCAGTAGGaattatgttaaactttgttaAATAATCTACAAAAATTAGATTACCAAAATTAACAGGAACATTGGATGAATATGTTCGAGAAATGTGTCCCAAATGAAGACGGTAGCCATCAGCCTCATTGGATATAGAGAAAGAATCATACTCCGCCCAATATGTGTTGCCATCTGTCGCCTTCATTTTTATGTACAAAGAATAGTTGTTACTTGTAGTCAGTAGATGGATCAGATCGTTTCCTAAAAAGTTTTTAAGATcacattcatatacatgtatttacatttcccaGCGATTTTGTCTGTCATAACACTACGAATTGGTTTTggtccaatacatttcatcaataactacaatgtatttttaaaagatatttaatcatacaattgataaaaattaaataaaaataagtaataatgaATCATTCTTGGAATATTACGGTCGGACGCTATCAAATATATCGTAAAGCCCTagctttgggctttattggataaGATCACCCTATTTGATCACCTCACAAAActaaaagaattatttcttattccttaaatgCATGCCATTAAAATCAACCACACATGTATCCTAACATATCATTCCGGATCTAGGTTCTGGTTTATTCGTCGCCTTATTTTACGCTTTTTctcaaaatgctatttttttacGTTACAATATAAGAACTAAGATTACCCAGCCAATGGTTTCCGTTAATGTTCCCGAAGCCGTCCTTGTAAGCCTGCCAGGTTGTGTTGAAATCCACCCTTGGATTATCCCGCGCCCTGGACTGAATTACCTGTACATAATCTATATGTAAAATACCAGACAAGTTTGAATTTAAGGACATTGCTTCATGTATATGACCCAAAagatttaaatgattaaatctaaatttaataaaactgaTGATCtcatcaatgtacatg containing:
- the LOC105320395 gene encoding leucine-rich repeat-containing protein 74B isoform X1, which gives rise to MTDMKENTLEEKESDNENGRPSSEISLDSSDSNRKRPSLRGSAKFRRVPSAANSQGSMEDKMLALNALLSDSLLITEFPGRNGEVSRNGKTEDDDTLKDEFGDDLSDDDFEELPEDGRSSRDVDYDTDLDMDYDEWINEAKREIENDKTGEKKYLHMCEETGVIPASYFLNHIQEKEFSMKYHGLGPNGAKAIAWPLKTNKKIEKINLEGNWIEAEGSIYLAKMLKNNIYVTELHLAENRIGNEGAEAISDMLQKNDMIYSLDLSGNSIEDYGAEKLCRVLLKNSSIKHLYLANNKFEERAAGWLREVLTNNETLETVDLSWNHLRTRGAIAIAEGVQENYGLRILNLAMNGFAQDGSEAMGKALKNNRTLLELDLSHNRIPEAGATAISQGLQHNDTLKVLRVASNPLGGEGPLELLNVIAKNDMSEIRVLDLTDVLVTPAFKELQQSLEKDRILTVYFGNVVGEIFDFSSIRFDPFCDFRRNPMSLLIEYCKEAGYRLVDLFNDFDRDGNQVISKEEFIMGIKKAGVKISIRQLEILIESLDINKDGNIDFRELVIGEKTYTQQKIKLAAEAKKLGRNVSSTKLMDDMYLKKMIDENYA
- the LOC105320395 gene encoding leucine-rich repeat-containing protein 74B isoform X3 yields the protein MTDMKENTLEEKESDNENGRPSSEISLDSSDSNRKRPSLRGSAKFRRVPSAANSQGSMEDKMLALNALLSDSLLITEFPGRNGEVSRNGKTEDDDTLKDEFGDDLSDDDFEELPEDGRSSRDVDYDTDLDMDYDEWINEAKREIENDKTGEKKYLHMCEETGVIPASYFLNHIQEKEFSMKYHGLGPNGAKAIAWPLKTNKKIEKINLEGNWIEAEGSIYLAKMLKNNIYVTELHLAENRIGNEGAEAISDMLQKNDMIYSLDLSGNSIEDYGAEKLCRVLLKNSSIKHLYLANNKFEERAAGWLREVLTNNETLETVDLSWNHLRTRGAIAIAEGVQENYGLRILNLAMNGFAQDGSEAMGKALKNNRTLLELDLSHNRIPEAGATAISQGLQHNDTLKVLRVASNPLGGEGPLELLNVIAKNDMSEIRVLDLTDVLVTPAFKELQQSLEKDRILTVYFGNVVGEIFDFSSIRFDPFCDFRRNPMSLLIEYCKEAGYRLVDLFNDFDRDGNQVISKEEFIMGIKKAGVKISIRQLEILIESLDINKDGNIDFSSILSFEEGK
- the LOC105320395 gene encoding leucine-rich repeat-containing protein 74B isoform X2, whose amino-acid sequence is MTDMKENTLEEKESDNENGRPSSEISLDSSDSNRKRPSLRGSAKFRRVPSAANSQGSMEDKMLALNALLSDSLLITEFPGRNGEVSRNGKTEDDDTLKDEFGDDLSDDDFEELPEDGRSSRDVDYDTDLDMDYDEWINEAKREIENDKTGEKKYLHMCEETGVIPASYFLNHIQEKEFSMKYHGLGPNGAKAIAWPLKTNKKIEKINLEGNWIEAEGSIYLAKMLKNNIYVTELHLAENRIGNEGAEAISDMLQKNDMIYSLDLSGNSIEDYGAEKLCRVLLKNSSIKHLYLANNKFEERAAGWLREVLTNNETLETVDLSWNHLRTRGAIAIAEGVQENYGLRILNLAMNGFAQDGSEAMGKALKNNRTLLELDLSHNRIPEAGATAISQGLQHNDTLKVLRVASNPLGGEGPLELLNVIAKNDMSEIRVLDLTDVLVTPAFKELQQSLEKDRILTVYFGNVVGEIFDFSSIRFDPFCDFRRNPMSLLIEYCKEAGYRLVDLFNDFDRDGNQVISKEEFIMGIKKAGVKISIRQLEILIESLDINKDGNIDFSELKKGKENWSSERKHTHNKK